The segment CCAAAACAAAATATGTGTTAGTACTAAGTTTCTTATCGTTTTTCCCTCTATTTTAAGGTATGGCGTCATTGGGACGGAAACGCCGACACCGCCCCGGATATCTCCAACTTTATAGCCTTGATGGCCATGGCACTTCAGACATGATTCTGTTGTCATCATGGGTTTCATAAAACGCAGGTAAGGCCGCCCATTAATCATAGATATGTCTGTAACCTCCGTTTTACCATTCTGAAATGCCTTTAAAGCGTTACTTTCCCATTGATCGGGCTTATTGTTAGGGTTGAGATATTTAAAACTGGTGATACGCCCTTTAATGCCATAAAGGTCTGAGTACTCATCCATCATTTGGCGTAACATGTAGGCAGGGTTCATAAGAGTCAGAGCTTTACCTGATGTTGTTACAACGTCACGGTCAGGTATATGGCTGAGGTGCGGGTTTGGCGGCGTTCTGTTGTCAGGAGGGACATATACGCCACCGTGGCGCGCAGCCCATAGCCGGAATGCCTGGTCCTTATTGAAATTAGCAAGGGCCTCTTTGGTAACAACCCCGATAGTCTTGTTACGCTCATTGCTTATGGTCCATATAAGAGAACATGCTGCAATAATCGTCCATACCAGCGAGATTGCTGTTGCCGACCTGTACAGTAATGAGAAATTGGACTTAGTCCTTTTTATGTTTTTTGTCAAATTTTCTTCCGTTAGAGTAACACTGTCCGTTAATTCTATTATCCACTGATTCCATTGTTAACGTCAACATTATTCAAACTTATCAAAAACTCAGCACCTCCTTTGGCATTTCCAACCCTCAGCATACCACCCATATTGGTCTCTATTATTGTCTTAGACATGTATAGGCCCAACCCCGTGCCGCCGGCTTCTTTGGTAGTAAAATAGGGTTCAAATATTCTCTCCAGAATATCCTCAGGCACACCTCCGCCATTGTCTCTGATAGAGATTATTATTTTGGATTTGTCTTCACTGTTGTTGATATTAATCTCTATTGTGCCACGGGTTTTAGTGCTTGTGCTTATTTTTGAAGCAATTGCATCTTTTGAGTTATTCAGAATATTCAGCAGCACTTGTTTAAATTCATTTGGGTATCCCTCTGTAAGTAATATTGCATCCGTTGCAGTTTTTGTAGAAACATCTATGTTGCTTTTGTGAAAAACATGTAAAAACATCGAGAATAATTCATCTATGGCTGACTTTACATTAAACAGGACTTTCCTCTTTGAAGGCACAAAGAAGTTTCTGAAATCATCTATTGTCTTTGACATAAAACTAATTTGCTCCATTGTTGATATAACAGTATTGTCAATATACTTATCATCAACCTCACCGCAGGAATATGCATCTTTAAAATCCTGGATGAGTGAAGCTACAGCATTCAGCGGCTGTTTCCATTGGTGGGCTATTAATCCAATCATCTCACCCATGGCAGCCATTTTAGACTGCTGGATAAGAATCTGTTCCTGTTTCTGCCTTTTTTCCGTCTCTGTTGCTACCATTTGCTCAAGATTGTTGTTTAAATTCTTCAGTTCATCTTCCATCCGTTTACGCTCCACAGCCAAAGCGTAAATTGTGGCAAGACGCTTTATTATGTTCAGATCATCATCTGTGTAATCTCTTTGTGCATTTGCCACGGCGATTTGACCAATCAATTTGTCTTTAATTATTGCCGGAACCGCCATATATCTGTTTAATGGAATGTGCCCTTTGGGAACACAGCCTTTGTATGCCGGATGCGCTTCAGGATTATTAACATAATATCCCTGTTTTGTATTCAGTGAGTGCCCCCAAAGACCATTATAGCCGTCTTTACCCTTTGGGAATGCTAATCGTTGCCGTCTTGTATCAATCTTACACTGTCCTTCCTCAAGCATTTCCGTAGTAGTATGTGAGATAAATTCCTCAGTCTTGTCATCTATTTCAGAGACGTATCCGTGCACACTTTCGGTCAGCCGTATTGCCTGCTTGTTAATGATGATGGAAATATCAACTATATCCATTTCCGGAGAGAGCAGAGCCTCAGAGAGCTCTGCAACCGCCCTCTGGAAATCCAGTTCCCTTCTGATTACCTCTTCCATATGTTTTCTTTCTCGAATGTCTCTGAAAACACCCTGCAATAAAAGAGTTCCCTTTGAAAGTATCTTTTGTGCAAGTATTTCCACTGGAATTTCTTTGCCGTCCGCCCTCATAACATAAGTTTCAAAAGGATATGACCTCTCGTAACCAGTTGTAGGCCTTACGTTTTTTTCAAATGCTTCCCCTAAACATTGCTCTTTGGATTTGGGATACAGTTGAGATTGATGCATACCCTTGATTTCATTAACTGATCTGCCTAAAAGCAGTGATGCCGAGAAGTTGGCATCCACAATATAGCCGGTTTGGGAATCGGTAATAAATATCGCATCAGGGGAGTTTTCAAACAGACTCCTGTACTTCTGTTCACTCTCCCTGAGGCCTTCTGTTGCCTCCAGCACTCTTAACTCGAGCCGTTCATTGGCTTCTTTGAGTTTTAGCATCGTATGTCTGCTTTCAATTACCCTTGCCACAATATTACAAATATTTCTCAGAAACGGCTCGTAGGCGGAGTATGCCTGTGTATCCTTGACACTCACCAGCATATATCCGTAAAGATTATTAATCGTTTTCAGACTAAGCAGTTTGAAACCATTAGTGTCGGCTAATTGACAACCACTGCCATAGTATGAAACAGTCCTGCCGGATAAATTACAGAAGCAAGCAAAATCCATTTTATCAATTATGCAAAGTGCATCCTCATGGCAAATATATACGTCTTTTATGCCGGGTATCTCTGTGAGTGCTCTGCTGAGAAACTCAGCCATGCCTCTTAATGTAGGCACTACGTCAAGCATATCTGAAATCACAAGCATTTTACCAAGAACATCAGCTTGTGTTGCTAAAGTTTGCATAATTGACCTCTGATTTTATTTTTAAGTTAACGATATCTTGCTAAAAATTCATCCGGTGTTATGAAGTAAGGATTCCTCAGAATCTGACCCTGAACTATCATAAATGGGTGAACGTTTAGGACGTCAAACAAGGTGGCGCCATCATATTGTTTAGCGTCATATTGACACACTGCTGCGCTAAGTGGATAGTCAACAAGCAGCTTATTCAGAAGAGACTCGTACATAATCCAGTTTTCAGCCCCCGGCACCCCTCTGTTAATCCACCATGTCTCTCCGGTGCCCCTTAAGGCGGCATAACCTTCCTCATCAGCTTTTCTATAAAAACCCCTCCATGCCTCAAGCATTCTCTCAACGTCAAACCTGCCGTCTGGGCAGTAGCCCCTCATAGCGGTTTCCATCACCAGCTGGCCGCTTCGTCTCTGTTGCAGCACATCCAGGCCAAGTGCCTCTAAATAGCCGTCTATCTCCTCCACCGTTGCCACATCAGCCAGATAAACAACTTTCTCATTTGCTGCAAGACCGCTTTCCACAAATTTTGACATCACCTTTTTACGCTCTGTATCATCGCTATAGATGTAGCATATGTGTGTGCCAAGGGGAAACGCCTCCGGCGTGAAACCGTAGTTTACCTTATAATTCCGACTCTCCATATGAACCTCCTTTTAGTAGTGGTTCGTTTTCATAATAAGAGACACCGCCTCCTTTCCTTTATACATTATAAAAAAACAAAAGAAAAGTGCGCTTAATTATAGCTTATCAAAAAATACAGTAATTGTCAAAACAAATTATGCCGGATTTTATCTGTAAGTCCTTTACCGGATGATAAACAAGATGTTACAATGGGCTGTTTACAAAAAACAACGGAGGTGAGCCGTGTCAAAAACAGCAATCATAAGCGTGACGGATAAGACGGGAATTGTTGATTTTGCTAAAGGATTACAAAATATGGGCTATGATATAATCTCAACCGGTGGTACTGCTAAATCACTCAGGGACGGGTCATTGGATGTTACCGAGGTGTCTGATTATACGGGTTTCCCCGAAATACTCGACGGCAGGGTAAAAACTCTGCATCCCAAAATATACGGCGGTATTTTAGCGTTAAGAGATAACCCCACCCACATGGATACACTTGAGGCCCACGGCATTAAAAGCATAGACATTGTTGTGGTTAACCTATATGCTTTTGAAAAAACCATAGAAAAGGACGGCGTTACTTTTGCCGAGGCAGTTGAAAATATAGATATAGGTGGCCCCACACTGCTACGGGCCGCCGCTAAGAATTTAAAAAACGTTACTGTAATCACAGACCCTGCCGACTATGCCTCTGTGCTTAAGGAGATGGCTGATAACAACGGGCAGTTGACTCTTAAAACACGCCTTTTGCTTGGCGCTAAGGTGTTTTCCGTGGTCTCAGTCTATGATGCCACTATAGCCGGGTATCTGTTGAGTTTTAATATATAGGACTGTGGAGTGCCATGAACTTACATCCTGAATGTTTACCGTGTTTTATGAAACAAACCTATATGGCGTTAAGCCGCCTCAGCAGTATTGATGATGGCAAAATGTTTGAAATACTCAAGTCTGTCACAGAGGATATACAGAGGGCTGACTTAAATAAACCTCCGGCATATGCCACATCTTTTATCTACAGAAAAGTTAAGGCCATGACCGGTGAGGACCCCTACCGTGTGCTAAAAAAACAATACAATGAAATAGCCCTGTCACTGTATCCAAAGCTCAGGAGCAGGGTTTTAAATCATGAAAACCCGCTTTGGATTGCCTCACGGCTGGCAATCGCCGGCAATATTATTGATTTTGGCATATACCAAAACATAGACATCGAGGGAACTGTTGAAAGAGCTCTGAGAGACCACATAGAGGTTGACCACTTTCAGTGTTTTTCCAAAGAAATACAAAAGCACAGGGAAATACTCTATCTGCTTGATAACGCAGGGGAGATAGTTTTCGACTTACTTCTGATTGAGGTACTAACCGGTATGGGAAAGGCCGTAACTGCTGTAGTTAAAGGCGCACCGGTAATAAATGATGTTACTATGGAGGATGCCCGGGATGTCGGGCTTACGGATATGTGCAGAGTTATTGATAACGGCTCTGACGCAGTGGGTACGCTTACAGAGTTTTGCAGCAGTGCCTTTGTTGATGAATTTAACCGCCATGGCTTAATAATAAGTAAAGGACAGGGTAACTTTGAGACCCTTATAGAGACTGATAAAAACAACTTTTTTCTGTTTCAGGCAAAATGTGATGTTGTAGCAAAAGCGCTTAAACTTCAAACAGGCGCAATGCTGCTTAAATGCCGGTACAGGCAGGGGGGGACGGACTAATGGCACAACTTAAAGAAATGTATAAAACCATCATAGGGGACACGTTTCCCGGTGAGATGGTAATAAGTTTCGGTAATCAGAAACTCGTTTATAAAAAAAGGACATGGACCTTCCCTGATGACAAAACCGGAGCACCCTGCATAAAAAGCCTGCGCTACGGGGAAAACCCCGATCAGCCGGCGGCAATCTATGAGCTTGTATCGGGCAACCTGAGCATATCGGAAGTGGAGTTTATAAGTGCCGGCAATGGTCTTGTCAGTGCCATAACGGAGGCGGATATGCTTCAGGTGGGCAAACACCCCGGCAAGACCAATCTTACGGATTTAGACAATGCTCTGAACATTTTGAAACACATGATGGATACACCTGTGGCTGCCATAATGAAACACAACAATCCGTGCGGGGTGGCAAAGGGTGCTGCAATAGCTGAGGCATACGACAGGGCTAATATGGCAGACAGGATAGCGGCATTTGGCGGCTGCCTTGCCCTGAATCGCCCTGTGGATGTGCAAACCGCAGAGCTTGTCAGCGCCAATTATCTGGAGCTTGTTGCAGCTCCTGAGTTTGAAGACGGCACTGTTGAGATTCTCTCTAAGAGAAAGAACCTGAGAATTGTAAGGCTTAAGAAAATAGAAGAGCTTGCAAAATACCGTGATTACACAACTCTTGAGTTTAAATCACTTATAGACGGGGCAATTATACTTCAGCAATCGCAAAAGAATAAGATTCGCACAAAAGACGATTTTCTCCCTGCCCGTGCTACCTTTAAGGGGAAAGACTACGTCATAGATCGGACACCTGATGAGAGAGAGTATGAGGACATGCTCTTTGGCTGGCACGTTGAGACCGGTGTTTCGTCAAACTCTGTAATATATGTAAAAGACGGTGTGACGGTTGGTATCGGCACCGGAGAGCAGGACAGGGTAGGTGTGGCGGAAATTGCGGCCTTTAAGGCATACGTGAAATATGCAGACGCATTGTGTTTTAAAAAATACGGTATTGCGTACAAGACATTAGAGCAGGAGGCCTGCCGGGGCAAAAGAGATATTGGTCTGCTCAGAGAAATAGACGATGAGACAAAGCGCAACAAGGGCGGACTAATCGGCTCAGTTATGATTTCTGATGCTTTTTTTCCGTTTAGAGACGGAGTTGACGCAGGGATAAAGGAAGGGGTCACGGCAATAGTACACGCAGGGGGCTCAGAAAGAGACTTTGAGTGTATAGAGGCCTGTAATGAGGCTACCCCAAAGGTTGCAATGGTATTTACCGGACAGAGACTGTTTAAACACTAAAGTAATTCCAATTCTAATTCTAAAGTAAACGTAGGCGTCACTTGTTCCTTGCCGCCTGTGTGTCCTTCCGACTGCAGCTTGGTATAAATCCATATAAAAAATGCTTATTCGGAGGCGGGAATGACAGAAGGTAGATTTTCTTTTTTCCGTCATTCCCGTGAAAACGGGAATCCAGTTCTTTGTTAGCGGAGATAACTGCATAGGCAATTAAATCTTCCTAAAAGGATGTCCGTCACAGCCCTGTATCGGATGCTGAGACGGAGCCCTGGTCTATGCAGTGTGATTGCGCCGGATACAACACGTTATTTTAAGAAATATTAACCAGTGTGTAAAACCCGCCTTCTTGTGTTTCAACCCTATAGCCGTACATTACAATAGTTTCGGTAAGGGGGCGGCCCAAAAGAAGGTTCATGTAATCATTGGGGACTCCCATTTTATCGGAAAGCAGCGGGCGAAGTGTTATATCATAATTTAAAATGCTAAATACCTCGTTAACAAGGTCTTTGCCGGCACGAATCTCTTCAAAGAGGTTACTTAATGTCCTATAGGAACACTTTCTCTCATGGGCATCCACTATTTCAAGAAGTGCAGGGTTGGATTTCAAAAGAGTTTCGCGGGTGAGTTTTTCCTCTGCAAAAACGCTCATAAATTTCTCCGTGTTCCAACATTCAAAGGCACGGCACTGGGAAGGGCGTTTCTCATATATCCGGCAGGAATTATCTTCATTTATAAAGAATATACATTCCCTGCTGTCGGATTTCTCCTTTATTTTAATCAGTTCGTCTTCTAATGTAATAAACTCGTCATCCACGTTATTATAGACAAGCTCACCGCTTCTTATGGTGTAGATGTCCATATAGTTGAGGGTTCCTTCAATTAAAAGAACGTCATCCATCACATGCAGCGTGGGCGAGCCTTTAGTGCAGCAATCTCCGCACCTTCTACATTGAGTTTGCGGCGTCCCAGGGGTTATTATTTCCATTTTGTTCTCCTTTCTGCTATTTCCTTGAGTTGAGTGCTTACGGGGCTCCGCCGTACATGTTACGCCGGAGGACGCCGGCCTCCCACAAGAATGTAATTTCCTGTTTGCCGGAAATTTAAAATATAAGGCTTAAGGGCTTTTTCTCCGTGTATTTTAAAAAACACCTCTATTTGCTGTTCAGACTGCCGTAGCATTTTTTGAATCCACCTTACTGTATAACCGCTTTGTTCAGATTCAGGGGTGGAATCCGTCAGGGTTTCTTTCAGGCGTTCATTATAAACAAAGAATTCGTCAAGAGAAGAAAACCCAAACATATTAAACAGCAGATTATTTGAAAGCTGGAGTGTATCCATCCTGCAAACCAGACTAAATTCCATTTGGGTGCTTAAAACAGACTGAGCAAAATCCAGTCTGAGCTCAGAGTCTTTTCGTTTAGAAAGACAGGCTGCACTTTTAAATACGGAATTTAACAAGTCATCCTTGACAATGGGTTTCTTTATATAGGCGTCAACTTTAAGCTCAATTGCTTTCATGAGATAGTTTGGCTCGTTAAATGCTGTGGTGATGATAACCGGAGTTTCAGGGGAAATTTCCCTTATAAATTTAGCCATTTCAAGGCCGTCCATAACCGGCATTTGAACATCGGTTATAACTATATCATAAAAATGTTTTTCAAACAACTCAAGCCCCTCGCTGCCGTCCTTAGCAGTGGCTACGGTACTAAACCTGCGCTTGAGGAATCTGACAAGACTTTCCCTGACGGTGTCCTCATCCTCAACATACAGTATAGAAACGTTGTGAATAAGTGATCTATTTAAATCATCTTCCATAATAATCTCTGTTTATTATAACAAAGGCAGTGTTTAAAAAAATAGAATACTGAAATCAGGCATAAAAAATCAGCGACTCCGGTAAAAGAGATTTTGGCTGTATTGTTTTCCCTAAACTTATCATAACATGCACAATTATCATAATAACGGATATAAAAAGGACTGTGCCGCAACATACACCTGGTACAATTATTTATTCCAATTCTAATTCAAAAGTATAACGATGTGTAGAAAGCTCCCTGAAGGTGATGGTTTGTATGGAATGTATCTGGAAATTTACTGTTTTTCCGCTGAAGCAATCAATGTGTCGGTTTTATCAATGTTGTTTAACAGGTTTGAGTAAGCGCTGTCTATTTCAGGATTTCTTAAAGGAGACCATTTCAAATGACCGCCTGGTTTTCCATTATTGAGCCAATACAAGTGGTTGGCAAGCGGGTACCGTTGGTAACCATTTATAATGATATTTGCAAAGCCGGCCTCTTTAATAAAAGAGGCAAGACTTTCACGGGTGTGAAGTATAAGATGGTCACTTCTGAATGTAAATTTCAGAAAACTGTCCAAACATAAGAAAGATATTAAAAAATCCCTCGCATGTGGTACCTCGATGATTAGTCTTCCACCTGTGGCCATCTTCTTAAATAGAAAATTCAGTGTTGCTATGGGGTCGGTGAGATGTTCAAAAACGTGGAACATTGTAATTACGTCAAAATTGTTTTCAGTGATTTGAGAAATATCGGGGTAAACATTATAGCCGCTTTTAATCAGTTCCGCTCTTGCATGTTCCTGAGGCTCTACCGCGGCACATGATAATGACAGTGGCGCAAGGATATCAAGCATACCGCCACAGCCGGTTCCAATATCAAGCCATTTTTTACCTGCAATCAGGTGCTTAAAACTCTCCGCCCTTCTTGTATCATCCTCCAGATTTCCCATGACAGTTTCTTTTCTGCCGGTTGACGACCAATATTCGTATGATTTTTTTGACCTGAAATACTCCAAATCAATGTGAGAAGTTTTATTTAAAAATATTATTCCACTCCTTCTGCACCTAAGCACGGAAACCCCGTCTTTGTCTCTCACAGAGGGATAAAACTCT is part of the Nitrospirae bacterium YQR-1 genome and harbors:
- a CDS encoding PAS domain S-box protein, which translates into the protein MQTLATQADVLGKMLVISDMLDVVPTLRGMAEFLSRALTEIPGIKDVYICHEDALCIIDKMDFACFCNLSGRTVSYYGSGCQLADTNGFKLLSLKTINNLYGYMLVSVKDTQAYSAYEPFLRNICNIVARVIESRHTMLKLKEANERLELRVLEATEGLRESEQKYRSLFENSPDAIFITDSQTGYIVDANFSASLLLGRSVNEIKGMHQSQLYPKSKEQCLGEAFEKNVRPTTGYERSYPFETYVMRADGKEIPVEILAQKILSKGTLLLQGVFRDIRERKHMEEVIRRELDFQRAVAELSEALLSPEMDIVDISIIINKQAIRLTESVHGYVSEIDDKTEEFISHTTTEMLEEGQCKIDTRRQRLAFPKGKDGYNGLWGHSLNTKQGYYVNNPEAHPAYKGCVPKGHIPLNRYMAVPAIIKDKLIGQIAVANAQRDYTDDDLNIIKRLATIYALAVERKRMEDELKNLNNNLEQMVATETEKRQKQEQILIQQSKMAAMGEMIGLIAHQWKQPLNAVASLIQDFKDAYSCGEVDDKYIDNTVISTMEQISFMSKTIDDFRNFFVPSKRKVLFNVKSAIDELFSMFLHVFHKSNIDVSTKTATDAILLTEGYPNEFKQVLLNILNNSKDAIASKISTSTKTRGTIEININNSEDKSKIIISIRDNGGGVPEDILERIFEPYFTTKEAGGTGLGLYMSKTIIETNMGGMLRVGNAKGGAEFLISLNNVDVNNGISG
- a CDS encoding MEDS domain-containing protein, encoding MESRNYKVNYGFTPEAFPLGTHICYIYSDDTERKKVMSKFVESGLAANEKVVYLADVATVEEIDGYLEALGLDVLQQRRSGQLVMETAMRGYCPDGRFDVERMLEAWRGFYRKADEEGYAALRGTGETWWINRGVPGAENWIMYESLLNKLLVDYPLSAAVCQYDAKQYDGATLFDVLNVHPFMIVQGQILRNPYFITPDEFLARYR
- a CDS encoding ARMT1-like domain-containing protein yields the protein MKQTYMALSRLSSIDDGKMFEILKSVTEDIQRADLNKPPAYATSFIYRKVKAMTGEDPYRVLKKQYNEIALSLYPKLRSRVLNHENPLWIASRLAIAGNIIDFGIYQNIDIEGTVERALRDHIEVDHFQCFSKEIQKHREILYLLDNAGEIVFDLLLIEVLTGMGKAVTAVVKGAPVINDVTMEDARDVGLTDMCRVIDNGSDAVGTLTEFCSSAFVDEFNRHGLIISKGQGNFETLIETDKNNFFLFQAKCDVVAKALKLQTGAMLLKCRYRQGGTD
- a CDS encoding IMP cyclohydrolase; the encoded protein is MAQLKEMYKTIIGDTFPGEMVISFGNQKLVYKKRTWTFPDDKTGAPCIKSLRYGENPDQPAAIYELVSGNLSISEVEFISAGNGLVSAITEADMLQVGKHPGKTNLTDLDNALNILKHMMDTPVAAIMKHNNPCGVAKGAAIAEAYDRANMADRIAAFGGCLALNRPVDVQTAELVSANYLELVAAPEFEDGTVEILSKRKNLRIVRLKKIEELAKYRDYTTLEFKSLIDGAIILQQSQKNKIRTKDDFLPARATFKGKDYVIDRTPDEREYEDMLFGWHVETGVSSNSVIYVKDGVTVGIGTGEQDRVGVAEIAAFKAYVKYADALCFKKYGIAYKTLEQEACRGKRDIGLLREIDDETKRNKGGLIGSVMISDAFFPFRDGVDAGIKEGVTAIVHAGGSERDFECIEACNEATPKVAMVFTGQRLFKH
- a CDS encoding YkgJ family cysteine cluster protein, with product MEIITPGTPQTQCRRCGDCCTKGSPTLHVMDDVLLIEGTLNYMDIYTIRSGELVYNNVDDEFITLEDELIKIKEKSDSRECIFFINEDNSCRIYEKRPSQCRAFECWNTEKFMSVFAEEKLTRETLLKSNPALLEIVDAHERKCSYRTLSNLFEEIRAGKDLVNEVFSILNYDITLRPLLSDKMGVPNDYMNLLLGRPLTETIVMYGYRVETQEGGFYTLVNIS
- a CDS encoding response regulator, with product MEDDLNRSLIHNVSILYVEDEDTVRESLVRFLKRRFSTVATAKDGSEGLELFEKHFYDIVITDVQMPVMDGLEMAKFIREISPETPVIITTAFNEPNYLMKAIELKVDAYIKKPIVKDDLLNSVFKSAACLSKRKDSELRLDFAQSVLSTQMEFSLVCRMDTLQLSNNLLFNMFGFSSLDEFFVYNERLKETLTDSTPESEQSGYTVRWIQKMLRQSEQQIEVFFKIHGEKALKPYILNFRQTGNYILVGGRRPPA
- a CDS encoding class I SAM-dependent methyltransferase — its product is MEENSIRDVLISLGLCDDNSIEEFYPSVRDKDGVSVLRCRRSGIIFLNKTSHIDLEYFRSKKSYEYWSSTGRKETVMGNLEDDTRRAESFKHLIAGKKWLDIGTGCGGMLDILAPLSLSCAAVEPQEHARAELIKSGYNVYPDISQITENNFDVITMFHVFEHLTDPIATLNFLFKKMATGGRLIIEVPHARDFLISFLCLDSFLKFTFRSDHLILHTRESLASFIKEAGFANIIINGYQRYPLANHLYWLNNGKPGGHLKWSPLRNPEIDSAYSNLLNNIDKTDTLIASAEKQ